Proteins from one Podospora pseudoanserina strain CBS 124.78 chromosome 1, whole genome shotgun sequence genomic window:
- a CDS encoding hypothetical protein (COG:Q; EggNog:ENOG503Q4WB) — MELLISLLSWQSIAVPAVAYCLTLAFYRLYLDPLAKFPGPKLAAITRYYEAYYDVVKKGQYTFRIADIHRQYGPIVRISPYELHINDPDYFEKLHRHEGRWNKYDWSVDAQNALGAIIFTPDHHEHKARRAPLNAYFSKSRVVRHQNMIIRKLEKLCGRIGEFAKAGRVIDLGAAISAFQRDASTEYVLGKDYNSLDQPDFSVGMTRIMHGGGRMWHLTKHIRWYGPAMLSIPKEFLIKSADPDTSNFMRYARDSEEDTAQLLKAAASYNPDDDTPRTIVHEIYDSNLPPKDKTIKRVFADVVSVTGAGFETTASLLRLVIYNVFSNTDILTRLRAELTEAAARSSSPDGSVPLQTLEKLPVSNGRFDGGPAIASRSQRTAPDRNLIYDKYRIPAGTPVGMTVLLMHTDERLYPDPHRFQPERWVDPEARKKAEKTYAPFSRVLPGQKCICLWLRSCKSLTLTFDGLTPKDHFKVVSDQFIVSTKGKAVLETRVSLRQR, encoded by the exons ATGGAGTTGCTCATATCTCTCTTGTCATGGCAATCGATTGCAGTCCCGGCGGTTGCCTACTGCCTCACTCTTGCATTCTACCGCCTCTACTTGGATCCTCTTGCCAAATTTCCCGGCCCAAAGCTTGCCGCAATCACTCGCTACTACGAGGCGTATTACGACGTGGTCAAAAAGGGACAGTATACCTTTCGCATCGCCGATATACACAGGCAATATG GGCCCATCGTCCGGATCAGTCCTTACGAGCTTCACATAAACGACCCAGACTATTTTGAAAAGCTCCACCGCCACGAGGGGCGCTGGAACAAGTACGACTGGTCGGTCGATGCCCAGAATGCCCTTGGTGCCATCATCTTTACACCGGACCACCACGAGCACAAGGCCCGTCGGGCACCGCTTAATGCCTATTTTTCCAAATCAAGGGTTGTCCGCCATCAGAACATGATCATCCGTAAGCTAGAAAAGCTCTGCGGGCGGATTGGCGAGTTTGCAAAAGCTGGAAGAGTGATTGATCTCGGCGCTGCTATAAGTGCTTTCCAGAGGGATGCTTCGACAGAGTATGTTCTTGGGAAGGACTATAACAGTCTTGACCAACCGGACTTCAGTGTCGGTATGACAAGAATCATgcatggtggtggaaggATGTGGCACTTGACCAAGCACATCCGCTGGTATGGGCCTGCTATGCTTTCTATTCCGAAGGAGTTTCTCATCAAGAGCGCTGATCCGGATACGTCAAACTTTATGCGCTATGCGCGA GACAGCGAAGAGGACACCGCGCAGCTACTCAAAGCGGCCGCTTCTTACAACCCGGATGACGACACCCCCCGAACCATCGTTCACGAGATCTATGACTCCAATCTTCCCCCCAAGGACAAGACGATCAAGCGTGTCTTTGCCGACGTCGTCTCAGTGACGGGAGCCGGCTTCGAAACAACAgccagcctcctccggctGGTTATCTACAACGTCTTTAGCAACACCGACATTCTAACTCGCCTGCGAGCCGAGCTCACCGAGGCAGCTGCTCGGTCCTCGTCTCCGGATGGATCTGTCCCCCTGCAGACGCTTGAAAAGCTACCCGTATCTAACGGCCGTTTTGATGGAGG TCCTGCTATTGCCTCCCGCTCTCAGCGTACCGCTCCCGACAGAAATTTGATCTATGACAAGTATCGCATCCCGGCTGGAACACCTGTGGGCATGACGGTTCTGTTGATGCACACGGACGAAAGGCTGTACCCGGATCCGCATCGGTTTCAGCCGGAGAGGTGGGTAGATccggaggcgaggaagaaggctgagaagACGTACGCGCCGTTCTCGAGAG TCTTGCCTGGGCAGAAATGTATCTGCTTATGGCTGCGATCGTGCAAAAgtttgactttgacttttGATGGTCTCACACCAAAGGACCATTTCAAGGTCGTGAGCGACCAGTTCATCGTCAGCACCAAGGGGAAGGCTGTTTTGGAGACAAGGGTGTCGCTACGTCAGCGTTGA
- a CDS encoding hypothetical protein (COG:S; EggNog:ENOG503NZ1F) — protein MFALKLSTIAVWVVSASVVASQPRWSSDYVNVTLCQWREPRVAVIRDRLFLDGGNRWWRPGLSNGEYGIPGQDDNPLGITYTLNFSKPFDTKDNITALFVPIYALGGAAVNNIAPNFASGGLLYNDYQYFGYGGMTFRSAAYPEPLGTAVRGYRAFTSQVPDFIPGPVEDNLDGNVTRFVAYGGAASAPSENRAWYFSGLRSPTGGLIYDVERGGTNETTLPSQVSDTLITLSLEKEQRPDWTNKTLPKDVPGRAGAELVWVPVGTKGILVALGGVVDPSFIKINGRSSDPDNNREKSREFMSTIDIYDVAGDRWYRQKTSDGPEALSRGCAVVAPAQDGTSFNIYYYGGYAALEQKSGYSDAVWVLSLPSFTWTKLTEGTGPGRAAHKCIKPYPDQMMVVGGHPPLDATNTVPCLQEPIRIYNLSSGTWVNRYDPAIWSNYTVPQGIRDTIGGSPTGDAELTKPNPSFVSTALASVFATKYDNTKINAYYPYAREAQVNNTNPIVPPVTSEEAQGGGTPSWLGPVVGVVVGLVVLTLIGVGVFLWRRRKYLGPDAETKSEARTENTRTRVMNWIPRPGPGPGPASPPQEPEDVKPHFAAGATEYYGGSVTDVDSVGAPTPFSISEMMNTEIRRPVELPDNSGPAELYNNPASPSVNTPYTSYDESPAVGRGSVNKGSSYPKNTHQVDHASNISSLGSTPPPPPQQPATIPEHYGTSFYRPDSDALGNPPVTTPTSGHPTNGTSSTLRNQVLSGISNLSDRDRSHLRQISDTTVSSITSGHQPGAGQHGQILSHSGFPERLVESPGVVSPPTAGPMGESPDYLSARPLPGQAQQWQAQQAQAANSPLRKSVFTESKEDMTDPNGGSGPSRI, from the exons ATGTTTGCGTTGAAACTTTCAACAATCGCTGTGTGGGTGGTGTCTGCGTCAGTTGTCGCCAGTCAGCCAAGGTGGTCTTCTGACTACGTCAACGTAACTCTCTGCCAGTGGAGGGAACCTCGAG TTGCGGTCATACGAGACAGGCTGTTTCTGGATGGAGGCAATCGTTGGTGGCGTCCAGGGCTCTCGAATGGGGAATATGGGATTCCTGGACAGGATG ACAATCCACTAGGGATTACATACACGTTGAACTTCAGCAAGCCTTTCGACACCAAAGACAATATTACTGCGCTGTTCGTACCAATCTACGCCTTGGGGGGTGCGGCCGTGAACAATATCGCGCCGAATTTTGCCAGCGGAGGGCTCCTGTACAACGATTACCAGTACTTTGGTTATGGCGGTATGACTTTCAGGTCAGCTGCGTATCCGGAGCCGTTGGGTACAGCTGTGCGCGGATACCGGGCCTTTACTTCACAGGTGCCTGATTTTATCCCTGGACCCGTGGAAGATAACCTCGATGGCAACGTTACACGATTTGTTGCGTATGGCGGAGCGGCTAGCGCCCCCTCTGAGAACCGCGCCTGGTACTTTTCTGGGCTGCGCTCGCCGACCGGCGGACTCATCTACGATGTCGAAAGGGGCGGGACGAACGAGACCACTCTGCCCTCGCAAGTGTCTGACACATTGATCACCCTGAGCTTGGAGAAAGAGCAAAGACCAGATTGGACGAACAAGACACTTCCCAAGGATGTCCCAGGACGCGCCGGCGCGGAATTGGTATGGGTTCCTGTTGGCACCAAAGGTATTCTGGTCGCACTGGGGGGCGTTGTAGACCCGTCTTTCATCAAAATAAACGGTAGATCGAGCGACCCGGACAACAAT agagagaaaagccGGGAGTTCATGTCAACTATCGATATCTACGATGTGGCAGGGGACAGATGGTATCGACAAAAGACGAGCGATGGCCCAGAAGCCCTCAGCAGAGGGTGTGCTGTAGTCGCCCCCGCTCAGGATGGTACAAGCTTCAACATCTACTATTATGGCGGTTACGCTGCGCTCGAGCAGAAGTCAGGTTACTCAGATGCCGTCTGGGTATTGTCGCTTCCCTCCTTCACGTGGACTAAACTCACAGAAGGCACCGGTCCTGGGCGCGCCGCACACAAGTGTATAAAGCCATACCCTGAtcagatgatggtggttggaggcCACCCCCCGCTGGACGCCACCAATACTGTTCCGTGCCTTCAGGAGCCGATCCGGATCTACAATTTGTCTTCCGGGACGTGGGTAAACCGCTACGATCCAGCGATCTGGAGCAATTATACCGTCCCTCAGGGTATTCGCGACACGATTGGGGGTTCCCCCACAGGCGACGCCGAGTTGACGAAGCCGAACCCCTCCTTTGTGAGCACCGCACTTGCCAGTGTGTTCGCTACGAAAtacgacaacaccaagatcaaTGCCTACTACCCGTATGCGCGTGAAGCCCaggtcaacaacaccaatccGATTGTTCCCCCGGTAACCTCCGAAGAAGCGCAAGGTGGTGGAACCCCATCCTGGCTTGGTCCTGTGGTGGGAGTTGTTGTAGGGCTTGTCGTCCTCACGCTGATTGGTGTCGGAGTGTTCTTGTGGCGACGCCGAAAATACCTGGGTCCAGATGCCGAGACCAAGAGTGAGGCTAGAACTGAGAATACCAGAACGCGGGTGATGAATTGGATTCCTCGTCCAGGTCCAGGCCCAGGTCCTGCATCACCACCTCAAGAACCGGAGGATGTCAAGCCGCATTTCGCAGCTGGTGCAACTGAGTATTACGGCGGTAGCGTCACGGATGTGGATAGCGTTGGGGCCCCGACGCCGTTCTCTATCTCTGAGATGATGAACACCGAAATCCGACGTCCGGTAGAGCTTCCGGATAACTCTGGCCCCGCTGAACTCTATAACAATCCGGCATCGCCGAGCGTGAACACCCCCTACACTTCCTACGATGAAAGCCCCGCGGTTGGCCGTGGCTCGGTCAATAAAGGCTCTTCATACCCAAAAAACACTCACCAAGTCGACCACGCAAGCAACATCTCATCTCTTGGctccactcctcctccccccccacaGCAACCGGCTACAATTCCAGAACATTATGGCACATCCTTCTACCGCCCAGACTCGGACGCACTCGGGAACCCACCAGTCACCACGCCCACATCCGGTCACCCAACCAACGGAACCAGCAGTACCCTCCGCAACCAAGTTCTGTCGGGCATTTCCAACCTGAGTGATCGTGACCGGTCCCATCTTCGGCAGATTAGCGACACGACAGTCAGCTCGATCACGTCCGGTCATCAACCAGGTGCAGGACAGCACGGGCAGATTCTCAGCCACTCTGGCTTCCCagagaggttggtggagagcCCAGGGGTGGTGTCGCCTCCTACTGCCGGGCCTATGGGTGAGAGCCCAGATTACCTCAGTGCGAGGCCACTGCCAGGACAGGCGCAGCAATGGCAAGCACAGCAAGCGCAAGCGGCGAACAGCCCGCTCAGGAAGAGTGTATTCACGGAGAGCAAGGAGGACATGACGGATCCGAATGGCGGTTCTGGCCCAAGTAGGATATAA